A window from Malania oleifera isolate guangnan ecotype guangnan chromosome 7, ASM2987363v1, whole genome shotgun sequence encodes these proteins:
- the LOC131159664 gene encoding NADH dehydrogenase [ubiquinone] iron-sulfur protein 6, mitochondrial, with translation MATFARNRGFAIASNLLKTLTKSSDLPSNSRHLSLVSSPISNHTAKWMQDTSKKSPMELINEVPPIKVEGRIVACEGDNDPALGHPIEFICLDREEPAVCKYCGLRFVQDHGSHHH, from the exons atGGCGACTTTCGCAAGAAATCGTGGGTTTGCAATAGCCTCAAATCTCCTCAAAACACTAACAAAGTCATCCGATCTTCCCTCAAACTCGAGACATCTAAGTCTCGTCAGCAGTCCAATCAGCAACCACACTGCTAAATGGATGCAG GATACAAGTAAGAAATCTCCAATGGAGTTGATCAATGAAGTTCCGCCCATCAAGGTTGAAGGCAGGATTGTTGCCTGTGAAGGAG ATAACGATCCTGCACTTGGACACCCAATTGAGTTCATATGCCTCGACCGTGAAGAGCCGGCTGTGTGCAAATATTGTGGCCTGCGCTTTGTGCAGGATCATGGCAGCCATCATCACTAG